The Coffea arabica cultivar ET-39 chromosome 2c, Coffea Arabica ET-39 HiFi, whole genome shotgun sequence genome includes the window tgtTTCATCATATCAGAGAGGTAATGAGTCCAAAAGGTTCGGACAAACTAGAAACTTCATAATTCATCCTTTACTGTGCTCTCACTCCTAATTTATCAAATGACCACTGGCCCAAGAGATTCCACAATGGCAACTACTTGTACATTCTCCTATATATTCCATGTCTATCCAAAATCCTAGTCCCGAAAGATGTTGCTCATGCATGGCAATGGCATCTAGTAACAATCCAAATCCTCTAGAGTTTGCCTATTTGGATTCCCATAGTAACCATATTTCAAATAAGCACTAGAGGCTGCCTATCTAGGCTACCAGAGCAACCACATTTCACATAACCCTTCTTTGGCACCTTATCCACACGCTTCTGTCTTTATAAGGGTACTGACTCTCAAAGTCATACTTTCCCTTCGTCTTCGTCGGCACTTCCTTCCCCTTCTTCGACACCTTAGCCTCCTGTCTCAATAAGGGCACTAACTCCAAATTATCCATCTTGTTCTTATGTTCTATGTAATACTGGGCTGCAATTGCATTGGAAATTGGAAAAGTCCAACATGTGTCCACGGCACTTTTGTGTGCGACTGGAGTTATACAAGTTGAAAACTCCCTAAGCGCACTATTTTCAATATAATTTTGCAATAGAaaaatcaatcatcaaatgcAAAATGTTCATCCTCTTTTTATAATCTCAAATGAAATTCGGAGGCAGACACTCTATGACAATCATCCCCAGAAGATATATGATCTTCAAGTGATTTGGGTGATTTGAGATGAACAAAGAACATATTGTTAGATTAGACTAAAATATTGCAGATTCCGTCATGATTTTGCAGCCCAAATCCTATGGATGACCTACTGACAGAAATTACCATATCACACCATAACCTAAAAGTCAACAAGCAATACCATATGCTCGTAAACAAAACGCAttaattgaaaagaaaattaggaCACTTGTTCTTGGCTATACTAAAAAATAGTCCAACCTTTAACTTTCTACAATTCATTGAAAGTTGTTTCAAGAGTTCTATTATGAATATGACATGTTGTCATGTATTTTGTAGAAGGATGAGATTTAAGTATGGTTTTTAAGTGTTTTATGTTACAAAAACGAAAAATAACATAGGACTAACAGAAAGATTCTACTATAGTGATGGCAGTTCAAAACTGTCCTAACTCCTATGTTTCCTTCATATCCATCTTTTCTTCTTCTGTCTTATATGCATCTTCATAAAATTTCTAAATATTACTTTTTAATTCTCATACATATGTTTTCTTATTAGAAATTCTGATTGGTAACTATATATCATATTTGTCATGTATGAAGGTCAACATTTGTAACAATAATAAACTAGTAGATGGTTAGCATATGAACAAAGATTAAGCAAATACCAAATCTTGTATATTAAAAATTCAATAGAAATGTACTTGTTTTATGCatctttcaaaataaacaaagtaaatagTTAGCATATGCACAAAGATTAAGCAAATAAAATCCTGTAtgataaaaaattcattgaaatgTACTTACTTTATATATTTCTCCAAAATGTATAAAGTTAACAATACATGTACATATTTTGAAATGAAAGCGTGTGGAGGATTTCTAACGGATAAGATATAAATgatatacaaattcaaaaacATTTTAAGAAAACCTAAAAGATAGGTCGGGGCAGAGGGAAGCCTGAGTGGAACGGTAACACTTGTTCTAGTGaaaatttgctttttatttCAATATAACTTTAGAAATATTTGATGCTATAGCTTTAGCTTTTACTTTAGACATTAAGAGCTAATTTTGTGCAATGCACACAAGCTGAAGAAAGTCAAAAGAATGAGTTTAGGATAGGGCAATGTCAGTGGGTGAGTTGGTCAGGGGCAACAATTAGTAGATGTTTAATTGTAATCCACTAAAAGATACATTTAAATTAGAAGAGACACATATAAATTTTGATcataaaatattttgaaaaattttactcttTTTGGTCATGGggagtttcaaatttttgtttttttagttAGATAAATCCCACACACTACAAAGGCCagagatttttatttttagtgaaCAGAAATGCAAACCTTTGACAAATGTGAAAACTTGTCAATTTTTACATTCcaactgtttatttttagtgaACCTTTGGTTCCAAATTATTTGCTTGTATCACTAGCACATTTTTTAACCAACTTATTTTCaactacttttttattttacatatatcacatcacaaaaatattatagtaattatttcaaataataccaaaCACGTTAGATTCTATATGAACATCAACAATTTTAGTAATTTCATTTCATCCTATGTAATACAATTGAATCAATCTATAGAATACCAAACATTCCAAAATTGTGTTCAATCATTCCACAAGATTCAAATAATGGTACAACACAGGCACCATTTTGCCTGCGCGTCACAATGCCGTCTCGATTCCCATGCTCATTATTGTACTGTAACCTATTTCCCATCTTCACCACCCTTTCCCCGACGCTTCCCTTTGCCCTCAAAATTACTGTTGCCAATTCTTATTTCCCATCTTCTTTGAGTACTTTTttgtgacgatcccacctccCCCTTGAGCGTACCTCAGGATTTAgtagaccgcctgcccaactctcgccaggattcactcACTCATTCCAACTCAaatagggtacaacctcaataataaaggAAATAACAGTTACCGACTTAGGAAAGTacaattacattcatttctgtCTCAAACATCTATACaaccccaaatacatcaaaagattggagttctaaatacattcaaccctaatcgagcgactagtacgagtacaattacaaaatttaaaaaactagactacgctagtctgtacaagtctcacgcctcgcccgtaccccctgtaaggaaaacaaatgacgtggaatgagctaaaagtctagtgaggttccaaatagcaagtcgATCATTATTTAGAAGTGAAAGTATCAGAATAGGAAAATAGCGAGCATGACAAGTCCATAAAAGTGAGTAATAACACTTCAATTAGccaatctcaaagtgagcgagtgtaaagtgtttttttctcaaaagaaacaataatccaataagcaataatcatttcaaagtataaagatacggatgactctcaggaacCAAGTTCtcattgcttcaccagagtttaatcaaatagtagttgacattccgtcaactttcaagaaagtaaccaatccaataGAGCACCATTTAGCTACAATCTCCATCCACCATCAAAACCCCCTACTGGACCCAAAATTCTCGATAAACACTGgtgataatactcgagcatGCCGattagtcgatgagataacacttcactcgacaacactagatacccatggttcattatctaatcgaccaaacccttgccggctcgactcgattaactagccagtggggtttggggtcCCCAAGAGgttgatgagataacatctccaatcgactgaatcaagattAAAGTACGGAGACGAGAataagaggcacctcccactcagattgagtgtggtacatattGCCGTTCAGCACTTACAAGTTAAGTACAAGTATTTCAAATCAATTGCAATAATAAACAAGTACATaccacattagggcaagtgcgataaagtacacccttgcccgaccaTACCAATCAATTATCATTCGATCACATtagtcaagtattgaaaacaaatgtcagttcaatcaggtatttggaagcactcaccaaagatttagtgcttctACAGATCACGTTCAGGCATTACTCCTTGTTGGGAGtctaaatctgcgataaaacatcgtTTAAGAGCTTTAAAATCAcgaaggttcgaaacttaaacgtttcgtttaacgagaatcaagtgattgaaactcatttggagaatattcgtaaaactcatgctcactcttaaaactttgaaacaattaaactttgaaatcaccatttgagtcgaagagacgaggaaaacgtatttctattagttgttactttcatttttctaagggtacaagttttggCCGAATTCTAGAATACATACCTCCATGAAAGAGGACTTGAATAACCTAGACAATTCAAACTCAATTCAACCCCAACTCTTCGCTCAAACTACAAGTGCACACGTCTAGTTCTCgaatgaaaatttgggcagcacgccctttgtatttacctatttttcagtcatttatgatttcattatttttctcagatcaaccccaaagtcacacacaagcaATGTTACCATCATAGCtcttcaattaggctccaaaatcatccaattataacacaagtctaataatacaaccggaaatcagttttgaagacaaaagaCTAAACAGCAGATTTGACATGTTATAAGATTTTagtcacaactggagctacgtttatcagattggggtaactttataccatttcgaagttaagacaaagtgttacaactttcatgaagacaagtcaacccagttcacatttgatccaggtcgaatttgcagattacaggACCAGAATTTCAATgtcagtctggttgtcagcactggatttgaatgacaataactcaaacTACAAAATTCCGATTAAGGCGTTTTtagatgcattggaaagctgaaacatagggctaaaattttcatgttttcatcaaatgctgatttgatacggatctaagtgaaaaaaaaagccaaaaatgtgaaatctcaaaactgtccgcaaaacagtacatttggcaatcaagggtatttttatcatatcacatgatacagtactccgattgagttgaaattttacaggaagctatataacaccattttctacaatttttatgttttgatcGAAGCCTGATTCcacctctaacatggacgaattaaTAAGGTCAGAAGCAAGACAGTGTCAAtcttaaagctggaaatttaatgaattcaaggTTTAAAATTCTCATTCATGTCTTGAACTACTATCCCAACTCCCTATCCAAGCTTATAAACATCATATGCTatataaacaacaaaaaatacAACTGAACAACTTAAACCCTAGCTCAAAAATCCATcacatccatcaaaactacttaaataaCCATCCTTAGCGAAGAGTATGAGTTGCTAgccaaacttaaacaagattaagggagagaaatagaaaagacagccataatacctcaccaaggatgcttgcaagagaaaatcacaacctttccttccaaaacttTACCACACAAAGCTTTCCAACCACCAAAAGAGAAGTTTAATCAGTTTAGTTCGGttgatttcactcaaacaaggcaaaatctaaggttggagttgaagtttgttttctctctttccctctccaAAATTTCGGCTATGCTAGTCAGAAATGAAGCAAAATtggccaagaagaaagataagaagaaagaaacttgtCTTAGTCAAACAACCATTGGATTGCCGACACTTGTTGCTCAagatctttctttgtttttgttttcttttcttccttttccttagtcaataatggtggccGACTTATGGGTTAATTAAGGGCTAATTAGCTCAATTAAAAACAAGAAGATTAAGATAATAAAGTAATGTTCAAGTGATGTACTCactcggtagcaaacggtgcacgtcagttcatgcctattttccttaactcgcacgtacttgTATTTTTACTTAtgattcactcacttattattatcacttctaatcacacactttttcttatctaaaactcactcttaaccatgaaatttagtacacacacctcaccaagtgatcacacggccaaaatgcacaaaaaacataccaaaaaccccctaacttatgcccttcttttagaaaaatcataacttgagttatacatatcaaaaattcatacaacttagtctgttaaaaactagacttcaaatactaataatctttagaagacacctcaaagagattcagttcataagttggtccaaattgagccataagctactacaacattcctattgttacttgtgcatgacagaattttcagtcaactttgccaattttctggaatttatagagattgaatcaaactctaaattttacatCGTAGGAatccctatgagtctagtttcaaacgcaataaacggaactcaattccgactttcctatacgaagttatagccaatttcccaaagctgcgcaAAGCCTcttgcgaaaatttctagattttctaacaacttgagattaggaaacttttcttaacaaaattcactctcttgactcaaattcaaccattaaagcaaccaacaatcaaaggtaagtgagttcacataaaagttataaagacaagtaaaatttggGGGTCTCACATTTTTTGCTTCAAAGTTACCTGCTCTTTGCACTCATAATTGCCATTGCTGATTCCTGCTCCCTATCTTCTTCAAATACTCTTTTGCTTTCCTATTAgctacgtttttttttttttttttttttttatgattcgAACTCTCGAGGGAAAAGTAAAATCAGGTGTTGAGAAGGAAGTTTCCTATTGTTTCGCTTCTTTTAAAACACAGAAGCTGAAGAATTTCGTGAATGCTATTATAGTTTCTTTGGAATGCATGCCAAGGGAGTTTAGTATAGATATTCAAAACCTTAGGGATGCGAATCGAAATTATGAAAAACTCAAGGGAGCTGTCTGAAATTATCGATAAAGTCCAATTTTGTAACACAtaatgggtcaaatttttgCATCAATTTGTTTTTGTTTCGAACGTATCAAATCCGGACTCATCTGCGTGGCTGTGCTGCGTTTTACCAACCAAAGAATCTGTTCTTTGAGATAGAGAGATTTTCTAAGGACCCAAGCTGTTGCAGAGtacttcttttcaaatcatcaaaaGCAATGCCAAGCTTTAACTCTTTTACCAAGCATTGAGCTTgtaaatcccaaaaaaaaaaaaaaaaatcccctgAACCACCAGGGCTTTCCAAGTCTTTGGACAGTGCCGGGGCCTTTTCTTTCCGCTTCCGATTCTCAGCCCCACTATAGAGCTTCAATACCAAGTCTTACTTTTTATCTCCGCTGTGTAGCTTCATTACAAGACTCACTCTTCAAATCCTGTCACGTAAGGTTACTTACGTTAATTCTTACAACGTGACTTATCACACGTATTAGAAGGGTTTAAAGAGGGAGACTTGATAAAGGGGCTGAGGATCGGAAGTGCTTTCTTTCAACACTAGCATGCAAAATTGGGAGATATAAAAGGAGATCTCCAAATCTACAATAGTATTTCCAAATCTTGAAGAAGACACGGATaaattgaaaagtgaaaacCAAATCACCCAATTGGTAACATTTACATCAATTTTGCAACTTGCAAGGTTGATCACGAGAACTAAGTTGAGCTTCTTCAAAAAGAACCTCGTGCTTGAGAACTGGTTGAGAGGCTGTCTACGAAGTGACGAGGCTCGAATAAGTTCAAAATCATCAGAAAGAGCCATGAGAAACTGAATCACCCGCTGTTGATCCTTATAAGCAGCAACTTTTTCAGCATTAACTGTACACTTAGAAGTTGGTTCAAAAATGGTTAATTGATCCCAGACTGCATTCATGTTTGCAACAAGCTGATACACTGGTTCTTGATCTTCTTGCTTCAAGCGATGAAGAGTTTGCAAGAGTAGGTATTGATCAGTAAGATTCCAACCAATATAGCGATTGGCAAGAAAATCCCAGACCTCCTTAGCAGTATCAAAGCTGCCACGAAGTGTTGTAGAACCAAGTGATGATCAGATGATTCTGACTGTCCCAATCCTCCAATCTCTCGGGAAACTTATCTGCTTCTTCACCCTCCTTTTGGATTGGTTTGGTTGCATCAATAATGATGAGATACCAGAGTTTTTGACGGATGAGAAAGCATTTCATATATAGACCGTGCCAAGATGATTGGTATAGGACGAGTAATTTCTGATGAAACAGAAATGTAGCAGCAAAAAGTTACCAAAGAGTGCAATAAACAGGGACAGTTTTCACTTACAACTAAAAGACCAAAACAAATCAGAAAGGAACAATCATGGCAAGGGCCAATGCAGGGTTGGTATTTGCTTTGTATAGAGGGCATCTGTTTCTTGTAAACTATCAAAAGAAGAACATGAGAGAAAAATAAGTTGAAAACATCAAATTCGCCTTTATGCCCATGTGTAATTCTGATCACTACtgcagaaaattttcatttactcGTTACAATACACTTAATCTGAGTATGATAGAATTCTTTAAGCACAAATGCATGGTAGATTTCATACACACCCTCCAGCAATTATTTCTCATGTGGAAGAAATCAATATGAACATTAAGGAAAAGAATCCGTTTCACTTTCTGCCATTGACAAGATTTCCAAgttcccccaaaaaaaaaaaaaaattgcttacCCAAGTATAGAAAAAATTTCTGGCAAGAAAGAAAGTAAAACTCAACCTTTCACTTTTCCATTACCGGTAAGTTGGACGGTGACATGGGACAGCTTGTCTGTCAAAACCTGTaacattaaaccaaaaaaaaaaaaaaaaaattctcttcttctttAAACGGGTTTTGGTGACTGATAATACATTTGGAAATTCTTACGAAAAAGGCGCCTTTGAAGCAAATGCATAAACATGAtgatatggttttttttttttttttaattttgtttaacaAATGAGAGATCTTATCTACAATTCATCCCATCTTACCATTCAATCCAATCTAATCCACCCCCAATATGCTTATCTTTATTGAATAAAATCATATGATTTCTTTACGGATTCTTCTCTCATCATGACGAAGTTATATTTTCTCCTTGGGTGcatatgcatttttttttttttttttactttttttggtTCAATAGAGATTCCAAACCTTAAACGTAGAAAAAAAAAGGCcgttttataaaatgatttcaaATACAAACTCAATACAATTCAACCGACCTAAATAGCACCAAAGATTCCGCAACAGGATTGAATCAGTCATTATGCTACAAATCGTCCAGAGTAaattaaaatgatttcttcaaCTTACACTGAAATAATTGAACATTTTTGCatcaatttatttatatttcacCAAAACACATGCGGCGGATCTAACAAATTCTGGCATCCAAAGAACCAAAGAATCCTTTTGAAAAGCAGACAGACTTTCCTGTTGCTTCGCTGAAACTTAACTTATTAAATCTTTAGCATTTTGCTACCTCTTGGGATGGTTCTATACAAACAGTATTGCGCTTGCCGTCATCATCGCTACCATTATGCTTTCTTTAATCTAGCCTGATTAAGCATCAATAACCTCCTCATTGCAAGTATCAGGACCCAAGTTGTTGCAGAGATCTTTTCCTTAATCATTAACAGCAATGCTGAGCTTAGAActgttttcaagatttgagcttGCAGTCCCTTAAAAAACCCTGGAATCCCTTCTTTCCTCCAGATAGAGCAAAGAACACTGGAGATAGTCTTCCTGGATTTTGGCTTCGCTTTGCTATCCACTTTGACTTTCTTATCCACTTCATCATTTGCGTCAGCAGCTTGAATCATGACTTTACACCTGATTACAACATGACGGTAAATGATTGGCTAGATAAGCTGCAACTGAAAGAGAGGTGACAAAGCAGTAAGCACCTTATCGCAGGATATGTCAAAACTGTGGCTACACTCTTTGAGAGGGCACCCAAGACAAAAGCAGACAATGCAGAAAGTGCTACAGCGGATGATCCCACATCGTTGTTAGCCTGCTTGCTCGTCAACATTCTTTGTTTCAGTTGATCAAAAACTGTATACTGCAGCATTTGATGTTCTACCATCAGCATATACTATGAATCCATCCATAAGCATATTCcatttgaaatttcaaatgTGCCTTCTTAACAGACACATCTTGAAGTTCTATGAACAAATACGTTCTTTAAGAATCTAGATCCTTCAGTTATTAATTGGTTATGTTTTCTTCCGTGAAATATGAAGTACCTGAATGGCTGGGTTGGAAGTCAATAGAAGAGAAATTCCAAGGCCATCAAATGCATCACTCCAACTGCCTTCTGTAAGTGTTCTCCAGAGGCCTTTTGACTTCCCAAATGCACTTGTCTGCATCCTTGAGGAAGCTGTATCCAAGGGCTACAAAGTAAAAACAATCACTTTAACACTAGAATCAACTAAAGCACCTCCAGTATTTTGGCCGAATTTCCATATGAATTAATTGGAAGCAGTGGACAGTTCTGTTTGGGCTACACAACATGACACAGAATGACGAAAGctacaaaaatgaaatgaattagcGAGTGTTGTAAAAGCTGCCTCACAATTGATTTTGATTCTGAATATGCTTAAATGATGTCAGTCTAAGTATGAATTTCGATTCATGAGCTTGTGTGTAAGCATGGAACATTTGGCCAGAAAATTCACACACCAAAATGTTTTTCATTAATGTCATGAATAATGTTGATGTAAGATCTTAGACATGTAATCTATCATTTAGATGAGATACGAGCTGAGAAAAATGTTTGACCCAAATCCTAACAGATAGAAGACAAGAACATTTAAAAGTTTGCTTAGGATATTTAATTATTATTCTCGATTAATTGCACTGCCTAAAATAGATCCCTTGGTGCCATGCCTGTCCCACTAGGTTACTGAAGGAAGGACTGGTCCAGGTGCACCTTCAGCAGCAAGGCAACGTGATTGGAAATGGGCATTTAACAGCTTAAAAAATTcaatgaaaaatgagaaaatgcaGGGGAAAATACAAATAATCAACTCATCTATCACTGCAATTAGTGTCCAACTCCTGTTGCTGGttaattacatgttatattttTTCAGGTTTCACGAAATCATGTCATCAGCATTAGAATGACAGTACACATAATATTTCACAGTTCACCTAGCTAGAAGTAGCATACAACTCCCAGCTGCTATAGTCGTTCTAAAACCACATCAAAATAAATGCGGTTCTATACATGCAATTGAGCAGTTATAAAGGGTCCCCATGACATAAAATATGGCTGTTGTTTCCTTTGAAAATCTGAATTGAAAAGTAATTTCTTAATCAAGTCCAAGCACATTTTTCTTACTTGAGTAGCAATGGCAGTACAAGCTCCAGCTGCAGCAGCAAGAATCAAGTTGGCTTTTGTGCCAATTGATTTGTAGCCAGTCCTCTCCAAGTAGAGTCTCTTAAAGTAGCTATATccataaaaataaacaaactgaGCAATAAAAGATTGTAAGTTCTTGGTACCAAGCCCCTGGTACAATGAAAAAACTTGACCAGTTGAAATTGCCTCCAATAAAACGTCTGAAAGATTTCTGCAGAAAGCAAAGCACATAATGCACTTAGTAAGAATTTAGTTATCAGCTACAAGTTTAATTTCACTACGGAAATCCTATCAAGCAAAAAAAGTGCACGCTGCATGGGGCATGACCGGAGAAGCAAATGCTATAATAAAAAGAATCAGAACAAATTATAATAAGTTCCTATAATAAATTGAGTCCTAACATGGTTGAATCCCTATCTTTAGGCTATGAAAGCATTAAGGTGTCTCATGCAGATAGTCATAACATACAGAGACAAAAGCAATTAACTTGAGAAGTCAAAAGTTAATATCTGCACCAGAAGTTCCATAAGCCTCAGATAAAACATCTTATACACAAATGGTTAATGTGTTTCAACATAATGGCTTAAACTTCCACCAACACAGGGCCAAAACGTCCAGATGAAGTGCTCAGAGACTAAAGGTTTCATAGTCAGACAGAACATCAAAGCAAACAAGGCAAGCACtctctttgtttcttttcatttttgataGGTAAAGTTGGTTTAGCACCTCTAGCACAAGACATGAATATGCCAGATAAATTCTTCTATTTTGCACTTCACTCTCTCTGTGGCTgtttaattagctataaaagaagaagaataagaGGGAGCGGAACACAATTAGTAGGGCATTGCGTTAAGATGTAACAGATAAACTTCAGCACCAACTACTAACACTCCTTAGACACCAGGCCACccgaaaaggaaaacaaatcagGGAAAGATCATTAAGGTACTTAACAGAAGACAATGGCACTTTATGGCTACTGGTGTGATATATAGTTTGACAATTTGATATACATACTCATTATAC containing:
- the LOC113727611 gene encoding peroxisomal adenine nucleotide carrier 1; protein product: MSIDLGSLSEATSGAVGALVSTTVLYPLDTCKAKFQAELRAHGQRRYRNLSDVLLEAISTGQVFSLYQGLGTKNLQSFIAQFVYFYGYSYFKRLYLERTGYKSIGTKANLILAAAAGACTAIATQPLDTASSRMQTSAFGKSKGLWRTLTEGSWSDAFDGLGISLLLTSNPAIQYTVFDQLKQRMLTSKQANNDVGSSAVALSALSAFVLGALSKSVATVLTYPAIRCKVMIQAADANDEVDKKVKVDSKAKPKSRKTISSVLCSIWRKEGIPGFFKGLQAQILKTVLSSALLLMIKEKISATTWVLILAMRRLLMLNQARLKKA